GCGGGTATGGGGCCAGCAGGGATGGGGAAGCAGCGGGTAGGATGCCCGTGGGGGGCAGCTCAGGCGGCAGGGCTGATCCGAGGGCTCCTCTGGTTGCCCCGTTCCAGGCCTGGGCCCGAGAGAGCTCGTCCAGGAGGTGTTGTTCCTGCAAGGACAATGCAGAGCTGCTGCACGTCGGGGAGGGGGAGCCCCAACGCTGCAGAGACACCCCCAGCCTCAGGctcaggccagcctgggccaggTACAGGCCCCTCTCTGGGCAGGATGGCTATGGCTGGAAGACCCTTCGAGGGGTGTGCGCACAAGGGTGGCCTCCGTCTGAAATTTACCCAAGCGTGTCAGCTAGTTTCcagttgttttcttttcccagCCAACAGGATCTGTTCTCTCTTTCAAGCCAGCTCCAGGCCTACTTCGCTGGAAAGATCTCCCCCTAGAAAAGCGGCCCCACCTCCCCGGCGTCTCTGCCACTCGGCTGCATCTTTGGTGAGTGCTGTGGGAGCAAACCTCTGGGCATCCCAGAATTCCAGGTCCTCCTGGAATTGGGCCCCTACTCAACATTTCCTGCCCTGATGGAAACCTGCCCCCAGGCAGGTCTCTAAGCTAACAGTGCCCTCGCTGGGTCCTGGCCCTGAGAGTCCGGAAAGGTCTTCCCCAATACCCTCCCACCTGGTGCCGTAAGGCTGAGCAGCCGTCTCTGCTACGGTGAGCTCAGCCAGGTTCGCTCAGAGGGTTCAGGGCCTACCCGGAGTCTCTGCAGAAGGTCTCTCCTTCTCTTCAGAGCAGTCTGCAGGGCGTCGTCCGGCTGGTCCTCATTTCCTGGAGGGAAGCACCTGCTTGCTCACCAAGGAACGTGTAGAGGCTGTCGCCACAAGCACTCGGACCGGATGCACTGCACCCATGTCGgaaggccctgcctgcctcatccACACTCCCAGGATGGGTGTGGCCTGGGAAGCTCCTGGGCTTAGTTTATCCCAGAGAAAG
This genomic interval from Piliocolobus tephrosceles isolate RC106 unplaced genomic scaffold, ASM277652v3 unscaffolded_23384, whole genome shotgun sequence contains the following:
- the LOC111527939 gene encoding uncharacterized protein C21orf58 encodes the protein MLDSSAAEQVTRLTLKLLGQKLEQERQNMEGGPEGLHLKPGNEDQPDDALQTALKRRRDLLQRLRTEATLVRTPLEGSSSHSHPAQRGACTWPRLA